TCGTTCCTGTCTCCCAGTTCGAATATGTCAGCACAAAATGGTAGATCAGGTGATCAAAAGGCTGACCACCAATACTGATCTGTAATTGGGACATATCTGTAAAATCAGACTGACTCAACCGTGCAGGCACATGCACCTGGGGAAAATAAACTTCACGTCCTGGACCTTCTGTACAACGCCAGGTTTTTACTCGACGTTGAAACGTGCGGAGCTGGCCATCTCCAAAAGAACCGGGATAAATCCTTTGAAAATGGGTAAAAAGAGTTTTGGCTTCCAAACCTTCATTAGTTTCCAGAAATTGTAAAACCTCTGGCCATATACCTTCAAAAGGATCTTTACGAGTTCGCCACTCCCTCACTCGCTCCGCACTGATCTCACTTGGCAATTTGCCATTATCTCTATACTTGCGACCGGTTTTCTCATCCATGCCGGCTCTAGCCGCTGCTACTTCCAACGTCTTCCCTTGACTTAAGTATTTCTTCAATTTCCTCACCTGAATATCTGTGACCATCCATATTCCTCCTTTGAGAAATATGAATAATCAGATCACAATTTTCCGGGAAATTTAATTGTCGTCAAAAGGAATTATAATTGTCGCTGGTCAGCAGAGAGATGTTTGCCATTGACGGCTGCAAAATGCCCAGCAACGCTTCTGTTACCTGGAGCGGAACCAGGGCTGATTTTCAGAAAAAAGTAACGAAGATGGAAACAGCTATAGCAAATATGGTCAACCACCATCATATGAATGACCAGGAAAAGAGTGATGAAAATATCAAAGAGAAAAAAGAAAAATATGTAAAATCCCTGCGTAAAAATATAAAGAAGGTACAGAAATGGCTGGATAATAATGATGATCGGATGGGAAAAGGTAAAAGACCTGTCAAATCCAATATTACCGACAATGAATCCGCTAAGATGAAGACCTCAAAAGGTGTTATCCAGGGCTATAACGGTGTTACCGCCGTGGACAGTAAAACCCAGGTGATAGTAGCCGCCGAAGCCTATGGTCAAGGCAGTGAGCAGGACCTGCTGGAACCGATGATTGACAAAATCAGCGAAAATTTACAGGAAACCGGAAAAGACGACGATGTCTTTAAAGATGCAAAACTCCTGGCAGACAGCGGATACCATACAAATAAAAATATGGAGATGCTGGCGGAAAAAGAGATAGACGCGTATGTAGCCGATAACCAGTTCAGAAAACGGGATCCCAGGTTCAAAGATTACGGCAGATATAAGGATCGAACAAGAAAAGAACGGGCCAAACGAGAAGGCAGAAAGAACATCTTTGTACCTGCTGATTTTACCTTTCCCGAAGATCTGAGTTACTGTATCTGCCCTGCCGGGAAACGGCTCTATAGAAGTGGTGGGAATATCTTTACCAAAGGCCATCATTCTGTCCGGTTCCAGGCACCCCAATCCGCCTGTGTTTCCTGCAAACTGAGGTCAAAATGTCTTCGTTATCCTGATCGCACCAAAACACGTCAGGTTGCCTATTTTACCGGGCGCATGGATAAAAAGAAGAAAACCAGTTGCGCAGAAAAGATGAAGCGAAAAATAGATTCAGCCGCTGGCAGGGCCATCTATTCCATGCGATTGGCAATAGGAGAACCACCTTTTGCCCATATCAGATCAACAATCGGTCTGAACAGATTTACCCTGAGATCGAAAAAGAAGGTGAATATCCAGTGGAACCTTTTCTGCATTATCCATAACCTTAAAAAGGTGCATGCATATGGAATGGGTTTTGTGTAGATTGCTGGAAAATGGTTAGGAAAAGCTGGAAATTGGTGAGATAAATTGCTTTACTGAGGATGTTAGGGAAAAAGTATTTTTATATCAGGATATTTTTTGAATTGTTTTGAAATTTGAATTTTTTTGTATAGATATGTGGGAAAATTGCAGTTGCCTGGGCTGTTTTTCTACATGCTCGTTATCTTCTCAAAATTTCGAAGTGTATTTATGTTTAAAGATCAGGTGATTGAACGTATATTAAATGAATTTGGCGAGCCATCCCGTACTACTGCAAAAGTAAAAGCATGGGATATTACCCAGGAAATTGGTTTGGTCATTCAAACAGATTCTCCCAATAAAGTTGATCATGCTTTTGTTTGGTTACCCTATCCTCCTGAAAACGGAGAAATTCCTGAGGTTGCTCTTGAGTATGCAGGTGAAACCGGACGGCATAGTAATACATATGCTTCGCCGGGATTAGAAAAAGGAAAACCAGCACTTAAACTCATAATTACCAGCCCAAATGAACTTGATGACCTAATTCAGTATATAATTGCATATAAATCATTTGCTCCACTGCCAAAGATAAAGTCCAATCCGTTAGTGCAGCAAAATGGCACTAGCCGAACAAAAGAAGATTTACAGACAGTTGACGTTGATAGTATGCCGAAACCTCAACCCAAAAAAACAAGGCGTAAAGCGATTCCAAGAACGGTGCAGAGAGAAGTTTGGCAACGTGATGGAGGTATGTGCGTTGAGTGTGGTTCTAAAGCATATTTATGTTTTGATCATATCGTTCCATTTTCTAAAGGTGGTAGTAATACGGTACGGAATATCCAATTATTGTGTGAAAATTGCAATTTATCTAAGGGCAACAGAATTTAAATCGGATACTTGAACAGATTCTTATGGATGATGAAAACCTATTTGATGAAGACGAAGCTCTTGACTTCATAATTTATGATGAAATCCAAAAAGAAGAGAGTAGTCCAAAATCAAGTGGCTGCTTGTCTATCATTATTCTAATTGCAACACCAATCGTCCTGTTCACCTACAAAGCATATATAGCAGTAACTACATGAAATAAAAGATAACGAATAAGGATATGTTGTGCGAGCGCAGCGAGCCACAACATATCCGTTTGTTGGACAAGCCCACGGGGTTATAATAAAGAAAATATCTTTTTGGAGTGTTTGCCAGAATCAGGTAATGAGCCTGATGGAGAATCAGAGTCGGGATCTATTTCTATTTTTGCTCACAGTTTTCGGTTTTTCCCCGGATGTTTCTACGAAAAACGTCAAATTTTGAACAGACATATCCTGATCATGCTATGAAATAGTGGACACTCAGTTAAGCCATTGTTACAAATATGGCAGGAGGAAAAATATGAGTGTTCAACAGAGAAGAAAATACGATCCAGATTTTAAACGCAATGCGGTTCTATTGTCAGAAGAACCTGGGAAGGCAGTAACTGAAATAGCTGACTGAGCCGAAGCACGATTAATGATGGAACGTTTTTCGAGTTATTTGATGTTTGGTGCCGTAGTAGATATACAACCCCTCGGCTGCGCCTCTGGTTCGTAGGTTTTTTAAGGCATGGGGGAAGCTCGAGCTTAGAAAAAAAGGTGGGGAGCCCGAAGACTCCCCGGACGGTTTTTTCTAATCCGTCGCTCCCATCTGGCTATCCCTTGGCGGGTTGCTCCTCAGCAGAGCCCGCCTCCGTTTCGCCAGACCTTTGTACCTGCCAAAAGCAGGAGTGACTTTTGTTAATTTAACGTGATCTTTTTTTTTGTGGTGTGGGGGAATACATTTCCAGAAAGAGTTGTTCATCAAGCTGAGTAAGCTCACGTTGCGCTGCGGTGGTAAGCAGTTCTGCTGCCATGACATTGAGTAGTCTCAAATTGCCGGCACTATGTTCCACAAGTGCCGACATAAGTGGTTTTGTCATTAACTGAGGTGCTCCGGCTTGTTTCAGACAATACTCCAGATAATTTCTCAGTTCTTTTTTGTCATATGGTGAAAGTATTCTTCTAAACCTGATACGACTTCCCAGAGCAAGAAGATTATTGCTCCGAAAACGTTCAGGAAGAGTGAGATCCCCGCAAAGAATAACAGTCAGTAAACATTCTGAATCAAACTGAGCACTCCCCATCAACCGCAATTCATTGAGGTTACAGGTCACCATTTCCTGAGCCTCGTCAATCAGGAGTATTGGTCTGAACAAAGTTGATGTAATATGCTGTCGCCACCTTTCCCGGAGAGCTTTAAATCCACCGTATCTGTTGGATGGGGTAAGATTGACACCAAAGAGATCCCCCATCTCACGGTAAAAGTCTGCAATACTTGATTGAGGTCTTTCCATAACACCAACCACGACGTTTTCCAACCGTTCAAGTTTATGGGAAAGATATTGAAGATTTTTTGATTTACCAAGCCCGGGTTCTCCGGCCATGAGTGCGAATCCGCCATCCATGACCAGATTTTCAATTTGAAAGAGGAAGGTATCTATTCCCGGTGCCGGCCATAAAGAGTGTACTGGAATGTTGGGAAGAAACGGATTCCATTTCAGACCGAACAGTGCAAGAAGACGCTTATTATTCATGGTCTGCCTCCATTGGAATAAAGGCAGGAGGGAGTCCGGTGGCTGCATAATCAGCCAGTAATTTACGCAATAGCGGTGGATAGGGGTCTGTGTCGATATCAGCTTCAGGCAAGGCCACAAGAGGAGCCAGTGTTCTTCGCAATCCGTCACTGTTTTTGATCTTGTCCTGAGGGTAAATTTTCGCAAGCAAAGTTGAATCTCTCTCGTCTACCAGCCAGGCGTGGCAAAGATTCCAGCTTTGATATCGTACATATAGTCGGTCAAAGTGGCGGAACCTGGATGGAACTTCAAATCGAACACCTTTGATCTGTAAAGTAGAGTCACTTTTTCGCTGGGCACGATTTTCCTGAACAGTAAAAGAAAAAACCATCTTTTCACGCTCAGGAGCAGGGCGTGCACCATCTGGTCCCGCCAGCATTTTCTCCACAGGGGAACAGTTGATCTCCTGGTGGCGTTTTCGGTTATACTCCATCTCCGACCAGGCCTGTGTGGCATAATTCAACGTCTCAAGCGTCAAGGGTTCTACCCGTGACAGCATGGACATCAGCCGTCCTTCCAACTGTCCCCAGAAGGATTCCTGTTTGCCATTTTGATAAGGACTATACGGCAATGTCCGGTCGTGTTTTATGCTCAAGCCCAGTAGGCCATTTGTTGTTTCGCGGGCGATCATTGCCGCACCATTATCCGTCATTAAACTGCGGGGTAATCCCCGTTTCATAAAGGCCTGCAACATACCATGATGCAACACTTCCGCTGTTTCCTGATAATACCACTGGATATGGCAACATAATCGGGAACAGTCATCAAGTATGCAGAGTGCTATCGGAGTATGCCATTCTCCGTTACTATCAGCTACCCGTAGTTTGCCCTTATGGAAATCCAGATGCCAAAGTCCGTGGACATGGGACGCCTCGTAACTTC
The DNA window shown above is from Desulfomarina profundi and carries:
- a CDS encoding transposase, with translation MSLVSREMFAIDGCKMPSNASVTWSGTRADFQKKVTKMETAIANMVNHHHMNDQEKSDENIKEKKEKYVKSLRKNIKKVQKWLDNNDDRMGKGKRPVKSNITDNESAKMKTSKGVIQGYNGVTAVDSKTQVIVAAEAYGQGSEQDLLEPMIDKISENLQETGKDDDVFKDAKLLADSGYHTNKNMEMLAEKEIDAYVADNQFRKRDPRFKDYGRYKDRTRKERAKREGRKNIFVPADFTFPEDLSYCICPAGKRLYRSGGNIFTKGHHSVRFQAPQSACVSCKLRSKCLRYPDRTKTRQVAYFTGRMDKKKKTSCAEKMKRKIDSAAGRAIYSMRLAIGEPPFAHIRSTIGLNRFTLRSKKKVNIQWNLFCIIHNLKKVHAYGMGFV
- a CDS encoding HNH endonuclease, with amino-acid sequence MFKDQVIERILNEFGEPSRTTAKVKAWDITQEIGLVIQTDSPNKVDHAFVWLPYPPENGEIPEVALEYAGETGRHSNTYASPGLEKGKPALKLIITSPNELDDLIQYIIAYKSFAPLPKIKSNPLVQQNGTSRTKEDLQTVDVDSMPKPQPKKTRRKAIPRTVQREVWQRDGGMCVECGSKAYLCFDHIVPFSKGGSNTVRNIQLLCENCNLSKGNRI
- a CDS encoding ExeA family protein; amino-acid sequence: MNNKRLLALFGLKWNPFLPNIPVHSLWPAPGIDTFLFQIENLVMDGGFALMAGEPGLGKSKNLQYLSHKLERLENVVVGVMERPQSSIADFYREMGDLFGVNLTPSNRYGGFKALRERWRQHITSTLFRPILLIDEAQEMVTCNLNELRLMGSAQFDSECLLTVILCGDLTLPERFRSNNLLALGSRIRFRRILSPYDKKELRNYLEYCLKQAGAPQLMTKPLMSALVEHSAGNLRLLNVMAAELLTTAAQRELTQLDEQLFLEMYSPTPQKKRSR
- a CDS encoding DDE-type integrase/transposase/recombinase, with protein sequence MNKNSESRLHSWAQLRFSIIGGLLASPPEPGELGRKLKILASRRYQHPCKDGFVTFGASTIERWYYKALNGNDPVGDMERKPRSDLGKKTALSAQMLIELGKQYCSFPHWSYRLHTDNLLALIEEKPELSKPPSYASVRRRMKERGWYKKRSPRNKTKGQYKAEEHLEQMEVRSYEASHVHGLWHLDFHKGKLRVADSNGEWHTPIALCILDDCSRLCCHIQWYYQETAEVLHHGMLQAFMKRGLPRSLMTDNGAAMIARETTNGLLGLSIKHDRTLPYSPYQNGKQESFWGQLEGRLMSMLSRVEPLTLETLNYATQAWSEMEYNRKRHQEINCSPVEKMLAGPDGARPAPEREKMVFSFTVQENRAQRKSDSTLQIKGVRFEVPSRFRHFDRLYVRYQSWNLCHAWLVDERDSTLLAKIYPQDKIKNSDGLRRTLAPLVALPEADIDTDPYPPLLRKLLADYAATGLPPAFIPMEADHE